One segment of Brassica napus cultivar Da-Ae chromosome C3, Da-Ae, whole genome shotgun sequence DNA contains the following:
- the LOC106421760 gene encoding uncharacterized protein LOC106421760, producing MKQDEVDGDDYDAHNINSEKENREKLAKSPVVELVKTGDLFHNKKVLKARFELCEMKHNFHYTVTNSNKSLWCIRCADKVCFWGARAECLKGSTYFIIKKYVGVHSCAPSRKTSAVKIASAKTIGGLIMHKYEGIKEGPKVKDIVQIMHNDYGCEISDSLAWDSREYAVNAVRGIPEESYGKIPKYLHMLREANPGTHSSYETDINGRFRYMFITFGQSIRGFSKVMRRVIVVDGTFLKSKFKGVLLVATAIDGNLNLYPIAFEIVDSENEQSWELFMRQLKVVVADDNGLAYISDRQVSIAKALEKVYPLARHGICIHHLLNNVISYFKGKGLAGLISKASKAYRVVDFKKTFAHVCNISPAIGNYLMEADVKK from the coding sequence atgAAGCAAGACGAGGTTGATGGAGACGATTATGATGCTCACAACATCAActctgaaaaagaaaacagagaaaaattgGCAAAGAGTCCGGTGGTCGAATTGGTTAAGACGGGAGATCTTTTCCACAACAAAAAAGTTTTGAAAGCGAGGTTTGAGTTATGTGAAATGAAGCATAACTTTCACTACACAGTTACCAACTCCAATAAATCACTTTGGTGTATTAGATGCGCTGATAAGGTGTGCTTTTGGGGTGCTCGAGCAGAGTGTTTGAAGGGCtccacatattttattattaagaagTATGTCGGTGTACATTCCTGCGCACCTTCAAGAAAAACCAGTGCCGTAAAGATAGCTTCAGCGAAAACGATAGGCGGTCTGATCATGCATAAATATGAAGGTATCAAGGAAGGGCCTAAAGTGAAAGATATTGTTCAGATTATGCATAATGATTATGGATGTGAGATCTCTGATTCTTTAGCATGGGATTCCCGTGAATATGCAGTCAACGCTGTTAGAGGTATTCCAGAGGAAAGTTATGGGAAAATACCAAAATACTTGCACATGCTGCGAGAGGCCAATCCGGGTACACATTCCTCTTATGAGACTGACATCAATGGTAGATTTCGATATATGTTTATAACGTTTGGCCAATCGATCAGAGGCTTTAGCAAAGTCATGAGGCGTGTCATTGTTGTCGATGGAACATTCTTGAAGAGTAAATTCAAAGGGGTGCTACTGGTTGCAACTGCTATAGAtggaaatttaaatttatatcctATTGCATTTGAGATAGTAGACTCTGAGAATGAACAGTCTTGGGAATTGTTTATGAGACAATTAAAAGTTGTTGTTGCTGATGATAATGGTTTGGCTTATATTTCCGATAGACAAGTGTCAATAGCGAAGGCACTGGAGAAAGTGTATCCGCTAGCAAGACATGgtatttgtattcatcatttgttgaataatgtgaTATCATATTTCAAGGGGAAGGGATTAGCTGGGTTGATTTCTAAGGCTTCGAAGGCTTATAGAGTGGTTGATTTCAAGAAGACGTTTGCTCATGTTTGCAATATCAGTCCAGCAATTGGAAATTATCTTATGGAAGCGGATGTCAAAAAGTGA